A genomic segment from Myxococcota bacterium encodes:
- a CDS encoding LLM class flavin-dependent oxidoreductase, with product MEFVVSFDMRAPAFGAPARELYAAALDIGAWADDVGFHCIGLGEHHASPDGYLPSPIPMAAALAARTRRILLRPNVLLAPLYEPIKLAEDLAVLQLVAGGRLEVVIGAGYRPAEFAMFGKRREDRKELYVRAFEVLRKAWTGQPFEHEGATVTVTPVPDPPPRLLLGGTHKAVARRAARIADGYYPPAGENWRTYREECLKLGKPDPGPAFKKLGPIYVHVTTAAERERDWERVARHAAHCVRSYAEWTTEAYGRAAGPFADGVDPADLRASGAYQVVTPDEAVALVRGLGRERTFILTPLLGGLDPAFAWKGLRLFEREVWPHVRDLAD from the coding sequence GTGGAGTTCGTCGTCAGCTTCGACATGCGCGCGCCCGCGTTCGGCGCGCCCGCGCGCGAGCTCTACGCCGCGGCCCTCGACATCGGCGCCTGGGCCGACGACGTGGGCTTCCACTGCATCGGCCTCGGCGAGCACCACGCGTCGCCCGACGGCTACCTGCCCTCGCCGATCCCGATGGCGGCCGCGCTCGCCGCGCGCACGAGGCGCATCCTGCTGCGACCGAACGTGCTGCTCGCGCCGCTCTACGAGCCCATCAAGCTCGCCGAGGATCTCGCCGTGCTGCAGCTCGTCGCGGGCGGGCGGCTCGAGGTCGTGATCGGCGCCGGCTACCGACCGGCGGAGTTCGCGATGTTCGGCAAGCGCCGCGAGGACCGGAAGGAGCTCTACGTGCGCGCCTTCGAGGTGCTGCGCAAGGCGTGGACGGGCCAGCCGTTCGAGCACGAGGGCGCGACGGTCACCGTCACGCCGGTGCCCGACCCGCCGCCGCGCCTCCTGCTCGGCGGCACGCACAAGGCCGTCGCGCGCCGCGCGGCGCGCATCGCCGACGGCTACTACCCGCCGGCGGGCGAGAACTGGCGCACCTATCGCGAGGAGTGCCTGAAGCTCGGCAAGCCCGACCCGGGCCCCGCGTTCAAGAAGCTCGGCCCGATCTACGTGCACGTGACGACCGCGGCCGAGCGCGAGCGCGACTGGGAGCGCGTCGCGCGCCACGCCGCGCACTGCGTGCGTTCGTACGCCGAGTGGACGACGGAGGCCTACGGGCGCGCGGCCGGCCCGTTCGCCGACGGCGTCGACCCGGCGGACCTGCGCGCGAGCGGCGCCTACCAGGTCGTGACACCCGACGAGGCCGTCGCGCTCGTCCGCGGGCTCGGCCGCGAACGCACGTTCATCCTGACGCCGCTCCTCGGCGGCCTCGACCCTGCGTTCGCGTGGAAGGGGCTGCGCCTGTTCGAGCGCGAGGTCTGGCCGCACGTGCGCGACCTCGCCGACTAG
- a CDS encoding response regulator transcription factor has translation MKLLICDDHAVFRAGLRTIAVELAADVELLEAEDGEAAIALADAHPDLDLALLDLRMPGVNGHAGVRRFRKAHPSLPVVVVSADEDAETVRASLDAGAAGHIPKSSTGDQMLAALRLVLAGGTFVPRSALLASTDASRRRSRADGLTVRQREVLSLVARGLTNKEICGVLGLAEGTVKSHLAAIFEALEVTNRTEAAVAARELDLRAPGED, from the coding sequence GTGAAGCTCCTCATCTGCGACGACCACGCGGTCTTCCGCGCCGGGCTCCGGACGATCGCGGTCGAGCTCGCGGCCGATGTCGAGCTGCTCGAGGCGGAGGACGGCGAGGCGGCGATCGCGCTCGCGGACGCGCACCCCGACCTCGACCTCGCGCTGCTCGACCTGCGCATGCCCGGCGTCAACGGGCACGCCGGCGTGCGGCGGTTCCGCAAGGCGCACCCGTCGCTGCCCGTCGTCGTGGTGTCGGCCGACGAGGACGCGGAGACCGTGCGCGCCTCGCTCGACGCGGGCGCGGCCGGTCACATCCCGAAGAGCTCGACCGGCGACCAGATGCTCGCCGCGCTGCGCCTCGTGCTCGCCGGCGGCACGTTCGTCCCGCGCTCGGCGCTGCTCGCGAGCACCGACGCCTCGCGCCGGCGCTCGCGCGCCGACGGCCTCACGGTGCGACAGCGCGAGGTGCTGAGCCTCGTCGCGCGCGGGCTCACGAACAAGGAGATCTGCGGCGTGCTCGGCCTCGCCGAGGGAACCGTGAAGAGCCACCTCGCGGCGATCTTCGAGGCGCTCGAGGTCACGAACCGGACGGAGGCCGCGGTCGCCGCGCGCGAGCTCGACCTGCGCGCGCCGGGCGAGGACTAG
- a CDS encoding ATP-binding protein, translating into MTRLGWVDRLLLAVLLPAFAIALFLHVREGARTGGQQVPVFAVWTGSDSYPVVGGLRHEVGSDTGEFRVGDRVLRVGRVDMRGAWYFVVEAHAYEEAGDAGVVPVEIERDGERRTVELRLVPDPLPFHRVPFLVGAVVVGVAVLLRSRDRRTARLIYAAFVSFALFETPFYGSSIVQTYAYTLLFHLGGPVAIATFIAAVTRIPAEMPESERVSMRWAWIGSLFWIVRIPYFVGAPFPVEWTPTIVRLSDAFMLSTGVTILIQNARAAEPAGRQRMKWLLWGAIAGVLPMALVLGLQSLSPTPELYQQAFRWSAVGAVFLPIGLLMSVTRDSLFDIDRLLSSTATYAVVVGAAAVIGLGAAAPLARGLAAATGLRPDVASVLTIAALVAAAIPVAMRVRPRVEERLFPERAALVRGLQQLLRDLSDCASRDELFDLVEARLRLFLRPAASALLVARRDGLAARDDDAPRLGARSALAQVLESDPTPRTGRELRRLAQALPAAERAVLEEIGAELLLPLRDGRKLAACFALGRKRSGDPFLAAETTLLAALAEKASGELARLRSVEVAESERERAEEARVLMERADESNRSKSRFLAAASHDLRQPLHALGLFVERLVQRHPDDALVAQIESSVGALSTQLDALLDLSRLDAGGVVPRPCEFAVGPELARVAAEHAEAARAKGLALRFDPVDAHVRSDPALLARVLHNLLSNAIRHTQRGEVYLRAIERGDDLAIEVIDTGPGIPADQQRHVFGEFVQLEGASREGLGLGLSIVDRTVRLLGHRLELESVPGEGSVFRVLVPRAAAGVVATPPPAAAASALAGRAVWLVEDEASVRDAMSGLLESWGCEVVAAGSFEEAERLLGGDRVPPQLVIADYALGGERTGLDVIRLVRAQAGSDLPAVIVSGEAAQRSRDAIRESGVPFLPKPVPPARLRALLGELLRDDA; encoded by the coding sequence GTGACGCGACTCGGCTGGGTCGATCGACTGCTGCTCGCCGTGCTCCTGCCGGCATTCGCGATCGCCCTCTTCCTGCACGTCCGCGAGGGCGCGCGCACCGGCGGCCAGCAGGTGCCCGTGTTCGCCGTGTGGACCGGCTCCGACAGCTATCCCGTCGTCGGCGGCCTGCGCCACGAGGTCGGGAGCGACACGGGCGAGTTCCGCGTCGGCGACCGCGTCCTGCGCGTCGGCCGCGTCGACATGCGCGGCGCGTGGTACTTCGTCGTCGAGGCGCACGCGTACGAGGAGGCGGGGGACGCCGGCGTCGTCCCCGTCGAGATCGAGCGCGACGGCGAGCGCCGCACCGTCGAGCTGCGCCTCGTTCCCGACCCGCTCCCGTTCCACCGCGTGCCGTTCCTCGTCGGCGCCGTCGTCGTCGGCGTCGCCGTGCTCCTGCGCTCGCGCGATCGCCGGACGGCGCGGCTCATCTACGCGGCGTTCGTCTCGTTCGCGCTCTTCGAGACGCCCTTCTACGGCAGCTCGATCGTCCAGACCTACGCCTACACGCTCCTCTTCCACCTCGGCGGGCCGGTCGCGATCGCGACCTTCATCGCGGCCGTCACGCGCATCCCCGCCGAGATGCCCGAGAGCGAGCGCGTGTCGATGCGGTGGGCGTGGATCGGCTCGCTCTTCTGGATCGTGCGGATCCCGTACTTCGTCGGTGCACCGTTCCCCGTCGAGTGGACGCCGACGATCGTGCGCCTGAGCGACGCGTTCATGCTCTCGACCGGCGTCACGATCCTGATCCAGAACGCGCGCGCCGCCGAGCCGGCGGGGCGACAGCGCATGAAGTGGCTCCTGTGGGGCGCGATCGCGGGCGTGCTGCCGATGGCGCTCGTGCTCGGCCTGCAGTCGCTCTCGCCGACGCCCGAGCTCTACCAGCAGGCCTTCCGGTGGTCGGCGGTGGGCGCGGTCTTCCTGCCGATCGGGCTCCTGATGTCGGTGACGCGCGACAGCCTCTTCGACATCGACCGCCTGCTGTCCTCGACCGCGACCTACGCCGTCGTCGTCGGCGCTGCGGCGGTGATCGGCCTGGGCGCCGCGGCGCCGCTCGCGCGCGGGCTCGCGGCGGCGACCGGGCTGCGGCCGGACGTCGCGAGCGTGCTGACGATCGCGGCGCTCGTCGCCGCCGCGATCCCCGTCGCGATGCGGGTGCGCCCGCGCGTCGAGGAGCGCCTGTTCCCCGAGCGCGCCGCGCTCGTGCGCGGACTGCAGCAGCTGCTTCGCGACCTCTCGGACTGCGCGAGCCGCGACGAGCTGTTCGACCTCGTCGAGGCGCGGCTGCGACTCTTCCTGCGACCCGCCGCGTCGGCGCTGCTCGTCGCGCGGCGCGACGGGCTCGCGGCGCGCGACGACGACGCGCCGCGGCTCGGCGCGCGCAGCGCGCTCGCGCAGGTGCTCGAGAGCGATCCGACGCCGCGCACGGGCCGCGAGCTGCGCCGCCTCGCGCAGGCGCTCCCGGCCGCGGAGCGCGCCGTGCTCGAGGAGATCGGCGCCGAGCTGCTGCTGCCGCTGCGCGACGGCCGCAAGCTGGCGGCGTGCTTCGCGCTCGGTCGCAAGCGATCGGGCGACCCGTTCCTCGCCGCGGAGACGACCCTGCTCGCGGCGCTCGCCGAGAAGGCGTCGGGCGAGCTCGCGCGCCTGCGATCGGTCGAGGTCGCGGAGAGCGAGCGCGAGCGCGCCGAGGAGGCGCGCGTGCTGATGGAGCGCGCCGACGAATCGAATCGCTCGAAGTCGCGCTTCCTCGCCGCCGCGAGCCACGACCTGCGCCAGCCGCTCCACGCGCTCGGGCTGTTCGTCGAGCGCCTCGTGCAGCGCCATCCCGACGACGCGCTCGTCGCGCAGATCGAGTCGTCGGTCGGCGCGCTCTCGACGCAGCTCGACGCGCTGCTCGACCTGTCGCGCCTCGACGCGGGTGGCGTCGTGCCGCGTCCGTGCGAGTTCGCCGTCGGGCCCGAGCTCGCGCGCGTCGCGGCCGAGCACGCCGAGGCGGCGCGCGCGAAGGGGCTCGCGCTGCGCTTCGACCCGGTCGACGCGCACGTGCGCAGCGACCCCGCGCTGCTCGCGCGCGTCCTGCACAACCTGCTGTCGAACGCGATCCGCCACACGCAGCGCGGCGAGGTGTACCTGCGCGCCATCGAGCGCGGCGACGACCTCGCGATCGAGGTGATCGACACCGGGCCGGGCATCCCGGCCGACCAGCAGCGGCACGTGTTCGGCGAGTTCGTGCAGCTCGAGGGCGCGTCGCGCGAGGGGCTCGGGCTCGGGCTGTCGATCGTCGATCGCACGGTGCGGCTGCTCGGGCACCGGCTCGAGCTCGAGTCGGTGCCGGGCGAGGGCTCGGTCTTCCGCGTCCTCGTCCCGCGCGCCGCGGCGGGCGTCGTCGCGACACCGCCTCCCGCGGCGGCCGCGTCGGCGCTCGCGGGGCGCGCGGTGTGGCTCGTCGAGGACGAGGCGAGCGTGCGCGACGCGATGTCGGGCCTGCTCGAGTCGTGGGGCTGCGAGGTCGTCGCCGCGGGCTCGTTCGAGGAGGCCGAGCGCCTGCTCGGCGGCGACCGCGTGCCGCCGCAGCTGGTGATCGCCGACTACGCCCTCGGCGGCGAGCGCACGGGCCTCGACGTGATCCGGCTCGTGCGCGCGCAGGCCGGCTCCGACCTGCCCGCCGTGATCGTGAGCGGCGAGGCCGCGCAGCGCTCGCGCGACGCGATCCGCGAGAGCGGCGTCCCGTTCCTCCCGAAGCCCGTCCCTCCGGCGCGCCTGCGCGCGCTCCTCGGCGAGCTGCTGCGCGACGACGCCTAG
- a CDS encoding LLM class flavin-dependent oxidoreductase, translating into MFTLRFDMRCPDWGAASPADLYAAAVQMARYAEEHGAVSLMVSEHHHARDGYLPAPLVLASALAAATERIPIAVGALLLPLHDPVRVAEDMVILDHLSRGRVSYILAVGYRPEEYAMFGRDFRGRGRRMEASLEALRAAFTGEPFEYEGRSAWVRPAPFTPGGPTLFMGGRSPVVVKRAARFGLGVLTEGGTGLESLYREECARHGTQPGMFVDTPKGSVSSAFVAEDPDEAWDHYGPYLLHDAQMYAEWMGDSHASVTKSVARDIAELRSEGGSYRIFSVDEAVAHVRANGMIALQPLCGGLPPELAWKSLRLVAEKVVPAVRG; encoded by the coding sequence ATGTTCACGCTGCGGTTCGACATGCGCTGCCCCGACTGGGGCGCGGCCTCGCCGGCCGACCTCTACGCCGCCGCCGTGCAGATGGCTCGTTATGCGGAGGAGCACGGCGCCGTCTCGCTGATGGTGAGCGAGCACCACCACGCGCGGGACGGCTACCTGCCTGCGCCGCTCGTCCTCGCGTCCGCGCTCGCGGCGGCGACCGAGCGCATCCCGATCGCCGTCGGCGCGCTGCTCCTGCCGCTGCACGATCCCGTGCGCGTCGCCGAGGACATGGTGATCCTCGACCACCTCTCGCGCGGCCGCGTCTCCTATATCCTCGCCGTCGGCTACCGGCCCGAGGAGTACGCGATGTTCGGCCGCGACTTCCGCGGCCGCGGGCGGCGCATGGAGGCGAGCCTCGAAGCGCTCCGGGCCGCGTTCACGGGCGAGCCGTTCGAGTACGAGGGGCGCTCCGCGTGGGTGCGCCCGGCGCCGTTCACGCCCGGCGGTCCGACGCTCTTCATGGGCGGCCGCAGCCCGGTGGTCGTGAAGCGCGCCGCCCGCTTCGGGCTCGGCGTGCTCACCGAGGGCGGGACGGGCCTCGAATCCCTCTACCGCGAGGAGTGCGCGCGCCACGGGACGCAGCCCGGGATGTTCGTCGACACGCCGAAGGGCAGCGTGAGCTCGGCCTTCGTGGCCGAGGACCCCGACGAGGCGTGGGACCACTACGGCCCCTACCTGCTCCACGACGCGCAGATGTACGCGGAGTGGATGGGCGACTCGCACGCCTCGGTCACGAAGTCGGTCGCCCGCGACATCGCGGAGCTCCGGTCCGAAGGGGGGAGCTACCGGATCTTCTCCGTCGACGAGGCCGTCGCGCACGTGCGTGCGAACGGGATGATCGCGCTGCAGCCGCTGTGCGGCGGGCTCCCGCCCGAGCTCGCGTGGAAGAGCCTGCGCCTCGTCGCCGAGAAGGTCGTGCCCGCGGTGCGGGGCTAG